Proteins encoded together in one Triticum dicoccoides isolate Atlit2015 ecotype Zavitan chromosome 7B, WEW_v2.0, whole genome shotgun sequence window:
- the LOC119338584 gene encoding uncharacterized protein LOC119338584, which yields MNSSSSYSGPDYQVATSDLDDDPATAVFPRPADAATVVLPKRADAESFVSSLRSPDDVDAVCKKYGIRRDHYTARPAGDLRACSPPPPGCVCVYAHALEAGMRVPLHPFFCEALAHFGIAPTQLAPNAWRIMAGFLVLCRSAGVPPSLAVFRHFFLLSVLNHKHKRRWYYFKPSFRDSPVLRFTGLPDSIHGWKRGFFFLSSPTPWPCPVEWGEPSKSSLMEPVLTNEEKKSVAKLLGANGGAAVDITTCLCDSNLAGAVVIAASPAPPSTGTSTRMDSAVYDMMKTMLAEKMARQASVSAKKVKAEPGSSPLCGEKGNLDEASEEGRPPSSVTPLAARGHSVPTGECSPLPGISREPEDFADGHGHGTDWEAARQLLRGAVAPSQQRVFAATGPSDVAASSYVAILQAANYVSFSLDYALELEEKLLARDAEIAALQKQLEETKGELATAKVRQR from the exons ATGAATTCTTCTTCATCGTACTCCGGCCCGGACTACCAGGTCGCCACCTCCGACCTCGACGACGACCCCGCTACCGCCGTCTTCCCGAGGCCCGCCGACGCTGCTACCGTCGTCCTCCCGAAGCGCGCCGACGCCGAGAGCTTCGTCTCGTCCCTGCGCTCGCCGGACGACGTGGATGCCGTTTGCAAGAAATACGGCATCCGGAGGGATCACTACACCGCGCGCCCCGCCGGCGACCTGCGCGCGTGCTCGCCCCCGCCGCCGGGGTGCGTCTGCGTGTACGCGCACGCGCTGGAGGCCGGGATGCGCGTCCCGCTCCACCCCTTCTTCTGCGAGGCGCTCGCCCACTTCGGCATCGCGCCGACGCAGCTCGCGCCCAACGCGTGGCGCATCATGGCGGGCTTCCTCGTGCTCTGCCGCTCCGCCGGCGTGCCGCCGTCGCTCGCGGTGTTCCGGCATTTCTTCCTGCTGTCCGTCCTCAACCACAAGCACAAAAGAAGATGGTACTACTTCAAACCCAGTTTCAGGGACAGCCCCGTCTTGCGCTTCACGGGGTTGCCAGATTCCATCCACGGCTGGAAGCGCgggttcttcttcctctcttcgccgACCCCATGGCCTTGTCCTGTGGAGTGGGGCGAGCCGTCCAAGAGCTCCCTCATGGAGCCGGTGCTTACAAATGAGGAGAAGAAATCCGTGGCGAAGCTGTTAGGTGCTAACGGCGGCGCCGCCGTTGATATCACGACATGTTTGTGCGACAGCAACCTTGCCGGTGCCGTGGTAATTGCCGCATCTCCGGCGCCGCCCTCTACTGGTACGAGTACCA GGATGGATTCCGCCGTCTACGACATGATGAAAACCATGCTGGCGGAGAAGATGGCCAGGCAAGCGTCGGTATCGGCAAAGAAGGTGAAAGCAGAGCCAGGGTCGTCGCCGTTGTGCGGGGAGAAAGGGAACCTGGACGAGGCCAGCGAGGAGGGCCGTCCGCCTTCGTCTGTCACTCCCCTCGCCGCCCGTGGCCACTCGGTGCCCACCGGCGAGTGTTCGCCGCTGCCGGGAATCTCCCGAGAACCAGAAGACTTCGCCGACGGACACGGACACGGCACGGACTGGGAGGCTGCACGGCAGCTGCTGCGGGGTGCCGTCGCGCCATCGCAGCAGCGCGTGTTTGCGGCGACCGGGCCATCAGACGTCGCCGCGTCGAGCTATGTAGCGATTCTCCAG GCGGCGAACTACGTGTCATTCTCCTTGGACTACGCTCTGGAGCTGGAAGAGAAGCTGTTGGCGCGGGACGCGGAGATCGCCGCGCTGCAGAAGCAGCTGGAGGAGACGAAGGGCGAGCTCGCCACGGCGAAGGTGCGGCAGAGGTAG